The following proteins are encoded in a genomic region of Glycine soja cultivar W05 chromosome 17, ASM419377v2, whole genome shotgun sequence:
- the LOC114393106 gene encoding pentatricopeptide repeat-containing protein At1g74630, with amino-acid sequence MEEAWVSLLSKCSSLKPTKQIHAQICKTGLHTDPLVFGKLLLHCAITISDALHYALRLFHHFPNPDTFMHNTLIRSLSLSQTPLSSLHPFIQLRRQPTLSPDSFTFAFALKAVANSRHLRPGIQLHSQAFRHGFDAHIFVGTTLISMYAECGDSGSARRVFDEMSEPNVVTWNAVLTAAFRCGDVEGAQDVFGCMPVRNLTSWNGMLAGYAKAGELGLARRVFYEMPLRDEVSWSTMIVGFAHNGCFDEAFGFFRELLREEIRTNEVSLTGVLSACAQAGAFEFGKILHGFVEKAGFLYVGSVNNALIDTYSKCGNVAMARLVFQNMPVARSIVSWTSIIAGLAMHGCGEEAIQLFHEMEESGVRPDGITFISLLYACSHSGLVEEGCGLFSKMKNLYGIEPAIEHYGCMVDLYGRAARLQKAYEFICEMPVSPNAIIWRTLLGACSIHGNIEMAELVKARLAEMDPDNSGDHVLLSNVYAVAGKWKDVSSIRRTMTEHSMKKTPGWSMIEIDKVIYGFVAGEKPNEVTEEAHEKLREIMLRLRTEAGYAPQLRSVLHDIEEEEKEDSVSKHSEKLAAAFGIAKLPKGRILRIVKNLRVCGDCHTVMKLISKVYQVEIIVRDRSRFHSFKDGFCSCRDYW; translated from the coding sequence ATGGAAGAAGCATGGGTTTCACTGCTGAGCAAGTGCAGCAGCCTGAAACCCACGAAGCAAATCCACGCCCAAATCTGCAAAACCGGTCTTCACACAGACCCTTTGGTCTTCGGCAAGCTCCTTCTCCACTGCGCCATCACCATCTCCGACGCTCTCCACTACGCTCTCCGTCTCTTCCACCACTTCCCCAACCCCGACACCTTCATGCACAACACCCTCATTcgctccctctccctctcccaaACCCCTCTTTCCTCCCTCCACCCCTTCATCCAACTCCGCCGCCAACCCACCCTCTCCCCTGACAGTTTCACTTTCGCCTTCGCCCTCAAAGCGGTCGCCAACTCCCGCCACCTCAGACCCGGCATTCAGCTGCATTCTCAAGCCTTCCGCCACGGCTTCGATGCCCATATCTTTGTCGGGACAACGTTGATCAGCATGTATGCAGAATGTGGTGACTCCGGTTCTGCGCGACGGGTGTTCGATGAAATGTCTGAACCAAATGTGGTCACGTGGAATGCTGTTCTTACCGCAGCTTTCAGGTGTGGCGACGTGGAAGGCGCGCAGGATGTGTTTGGGTGCATGCCCGTTCGGAATTTGACCTCGTGGAATGGCATGCTTGCTGGTTATGCCAAGGCAGGTGAGCTTGGATTGGCAAGGAGAGTTTTTTATGAAATGCCTCTGAGAGATGAGGTTTCTTGGAGCACTATGATTGTTGGGTTTGCTCATAATGGTTGTTTTGACGAGGCTTTTGGGTTTTTCAGGGAGTTGCTGCGCGAGGAAATTCGGACAAATGAGGTGAGCCTCACCGGGGTGCTGTCTGCTTGTGCACAGGCTGGGGCGTTTGAGTTTGGGAAGATTTTACATGGGTTTGTGGAGAAAGCTGGGTTTCTTTATGTTGGTTCTGTGAATAATGCTCTCATAGATACCTACTCCAAGTGTGGGAATGTGGCTATGGCTAGGTTGGTCTTTCAGAATATGCCAGTGGCGAGAAGCATTGTTTCTTGGACATCAATAATAGCGGGACTTGCGATGCATGGTTGTGGAGAAGAGGCAATACAGCTTTTTCATGAGATGGAAGAGTCTGGAGTTAGGCCTGATGGTATTACTTTTATATCACTACTGTATGCTTGTAGCCATAGTGGCTTGGTTGAGGAAGGGTgtggtttattttctaagaTGAAGAATTTGTATGGTATTGAACCTGCCATTGAGCATTATGGTTGCATGGTTGATCTGTATGGTCGAGCTGCTAGGTTGCAGAAGGCCTATGAGTTTATATGTGAAATGCCAGTTTCTCCTAATGCAATCATTTGGAGGACTCTCCTCGGGGCTTGTAGCATTCATGGTAATATTGAAATGGCAGAGCTTGTGAAAGCAAGGCTTGCTGAAATGGATCCAGACAACTCTGGTGATCATGTACTGCTCTCAAATGTTTATGCCGTTGCAGGGAAATGGAAGGATGTTTCCAGCATAAGAAGAACGATGACTGAACATAGCATGAAAAAAACTCCTGGTTGGAGCATGATTGAAATTGACAAGGTCATTTATGGTTTTGTTGCTGGTGAAAAGCCTAATGAGGTTACGGAGGAGGCTCATGAAAAACTGAGGGAAATAATGTTGAGACTCAGAACAGAAGCAGGTTATGCACCACAGCTAAGGAGTGTCCTGCATGATattgaagaggaagaaaaagaagattcAGTTTCTAAGCACAGTGAGAAGCTTGCTGCTGCTTTTGGAATAGCAAAACTTCCCAAGGGAAGGATTTTAAGAATTGTGAAGAACCTGAGGGTTTGTGGGGACTGCCATACTGTGATGAAGCTGATTTCTAAAGTTTATCAAGTAGAAATCATTGTGAGAGATAGAAGCCGCTTCCACTCGTTCAAAGATGGATTTTGTTCTTGCAGAGATTACTGGTGA
- the LOC114393105 gene encoding putative pentatricopeptide repeat-containing protein At1g74580 codes for MSRTLLPKHVAAVVKIQTDPLKALEMFNSAKSEDGFKHTASTYKCIVQKLGHHGEFEEMEKLLSEMRENVNNALLEGAYIEAMKNYGRKGKVQEAVDTFERMDFYNCDPSVHSHNAIMNILVEFGYHNQAHKVYMRMRDRGVQSDVYTYTIRIKSFCKTARPYAALRLLRNMPELGCDSNAVAYCTVVAGLYDSGEHDHARELFDEMLARCLCPDVVAFNKLVHVLCKKGLVFESERLLGKVLKRGVCPNLFTFNIFVQGLCREGALDRAVRLLASVSREGLSLDVVTYNILICGLCRNSRVVEAEEYLRKMVNGGFEPDDLTYNSIIDGYCKKGMVQDANRVLKDAVFKGFKPDEFTYCSLINGFCKDGDPDRAMAVFKDGLGKGLRPSIVLYNTLIKGLSQQGLILPALQLMNEMAENGCLPNIWTYNLVINGLCKMGCVSDASHLVDDAIAKGCPPDIFTYNTLIDGYCKQLKLDSATEMVNRMWSQGMTPDVITYNTLLNGLCKAGKSEEVMEIFKAMEEKGCTPNIITYNIIVDSLCKAKKVNEAVDLLGEMKSKGLKPDVVSFGTLFTGFCKIGDIDGAYQLFRRMEKQYDVCHTTATYNIIVSAFSEQLNMNMAMKLFSVMKNSGCDPDNYTYRVVIDGFCKMGNITQGYKFLLENMEKRFIPSLTTFGRVLNCLCVKDKVHEAVGIIHLMLQKGIVPETVNTIFEADKKVVAAPKILVEDLLKKGHIAYYTYELLYDGIRDKKILKKRLPTVNSLHRGASSSAVD; via the coding sequence ATGAGTCGTACGTTGCTTCCAAAGCACGTTGCCGCGGTGGTGAAGATCCAAACGGACCCTCTGAAAGCGCTCGAGATGTTCAACTCGGCTAAAAGCGAGGACGGCTTCAAGCACACGGCATCGACGTACAAATGCATAGTCCAGAAGCTCGGCCACCACGGCGAGTTCGAGGAGATGGAGAAGCTGCTTTCGGAGATGAGAGAGAACGTCAACAACGCGCTTCTGGAAGGCGCGTACATCGAAGCCATGAAAAACTACGGCAGAAAAGGGAAGGTTCAGGAAGCAGTGGACACGTTCGAACGCATGGACTTCTACAACTGCGACCCCTCTGTTCACTCCCACAACGCCATCATGAACATTCTCGTCGAGTTCGGGTACCACAACCAAGCACACAAAGTGTACATGAGAATGAGAGACAGAGGGGTGCAATCTGATGTATACACCTACACCATAAGGATCAAGTCCTTCTGTAAAACCGCGAGGCCTTATGCTGCTCTCAGACTCCTTCGCAACATGCCCGAACTCGGGTGTGATTCCAATGCTGTGGCCTATTGCACTGTGGTTGCTGGGCTGTACGACTCCGGTGAGCATGATCATGCACGCGAGCTGTTCGATGAAATGCTCGCGCGGTGTTTGTGTCCCGATGTTGTCGCGTTTAATAAGCTCGTGCACGTGCTTTGCAAGAAGGGTCTTGTTTTCGAGAGTGAGAGGCTTCTCGGCAAGGTTTTGAAGAGGGGGGTTTGTCCGAATTTGTTTACCTTTAATATCTTCGTTCAAGGGCTTTGTAGGGAGGGTGCTCTTGATAGGGCTGTTAGGTTGTTGGCTAGTGTGTCGAGGGAGGGACTGAGTCTTGATGTTGTCACGTATAATATACTTATATGTGGGCTGTGTAGGAATTCACGGGTTGTGGAGGCTGAGGAGTACTTGCGGAAAATGGTGAATGGTGGATTTGAGCCTGATGATTTAACCTACAATAGTATTATTGATGGATACTGCAAGAAGGGGATGGTACAAGATGCAAATCGGGTGCTGAAGGATGCAGTTTTTAAGGGTTTTAAGCCTGATGAGTTTACTTATTGTTCCTTAATTAACGGGTTTTGTAAGGATGGTGACCCTGATCGAGCAATGGCGGTCTTTAAGGATGGACTGGGAAAAGGTTTGAGGCCAAGCATTGTTCTTTACAATACCTTGATTAAAGGGTTGTCTCAGCAGGGTCTTATTTTGCCAGCCTTGCAATTGATGAATGAGATGGCAGAAAATGGTTGTCTTCCCAATATATGGACttataatttagttataaatGGCTTGTGCAAGATGGGTTGTGTTTCTGATGCTAGTCATCTTGTAGATGATGCTATTGCCAAAGGGTGTCCACCGGACATATTTACCTATAACACTTTGATTGATGGCTATTGTAAACAGTTGAAGTTAGACAGTGCAACTGAGATGGTAAATAGAATGTGGAGTCAGGGCATGACTCCTGATGTTATCACATACAACACTTTGTTGAATGGGCTCTGCAAGGCTGGAAAGTCTGAAGAAGTAATGGAGATTTTCAAGGCAATGGAGGAGAAGGGATGCACTCCAAACATAATTACATACAACATTATTGTAGACAGCCTTTGCAAAGCTAAGAAAGTAAATGAAGCTGTAGATTTGCTTGGGGAAATGAAAAGCAAGGGTTTGAAACCTGATGTTGTTAGTTTTGGCACATTGTTCACTGGCTTCTGTAAGATTGGGGATATTGATGGTGCATACCAGTTATTTAGAAGGATGGAAAAACAATACGATGTCTGTCATACAACAGCAACATACAACATCATAGTCAGTGCATTTTCTGAACAGCTCAACATGAATATGGCCATGAAGCTCTTTTCTGTGATGAAGAACAGTGGCTGTGACCCAGACAACTATACTTATCGGGTTGTGATAGATGGCTTTTGCAAAATGGGAAATATTACTCAAGGATACAAATTTCTTTTGGAAAATATGGAAAAGAGGTTTATACCATCACTGACGACATTTGGACGGGTTTTAAATTGTCTTTGTGTAAAGGACAAGGTTCATGAAGCAGTTGGTATCATCCACCTTATGTTACAAAAGGGTATCGTGCCAGAGACTGTAAATACAATTTTTGAAGCTGATAAAAAGGTTGTAGCGGCACCTAAGATTCTTGTAGAAGATTTGTTGAAAAAGGGCCATATAGCTTATTACACTTATGAACTACTATATGATGGTATTAGAGATAAAAAGATACTTAAAAAAAGACTCCCAACTGTGAATTCTCTTCATCGAGGGGCCAGTTCGTCAGCTGTTGATTAG
- the LOC114393107 gene encoding activating signal cointegrator 1 → MESAGEWLEKALVELCSKIETGLGLGLDQDIIKGLVSYCDLAEPRDAKEYLDNIIGQDAGKTVIEEYLRRRGYSESSIGSNVPTTKLHAYVKPPSVETSASGTKKSFKTPKVAGRGNHAEPNKNASSSNQENQTPTVVSESKTSQKGNQVNSKKKKAGKVVSLAEAAKGSIVFQQGRPCSCQARRHRLVSNCLSCGKIVCEQEGEGPCHFCGALVLREGSSYAGLEESLPPLSESEAVAEAYAKRLVEYDRNSAARTTVIDDQSDYYEIDGNSWLSKEEKELLKKKQEEMEEAEKAKRNRVVVTFDLVGRKVLVNKDEASELQFENRILRPPDAREVNRIKPNPTLTFQPVFVDLGFGRKSTKDKQSHKGISKGLCLEITGRVQHDRNDQKYVMMENQLATASNENVWQVSSGNGMHIMEDDGQCLLNYDK, encoded by the exons ATGGAATCGGCGGGGGAGTGGCTGGAGAAGGCGTTGGTGGAGTTGTGCTCCAAGATTGAAACTGGCTTGGGTTTAGGTTTGGACCAAGACATCATCAAAGGCCTCGTGTCTTACTGTGACCTTGCCGAGCCACGAGATGCCAAAGAGTACCTTGAC AATATAATCGGTCAGGATGCAGGGAAAACTGTGATTGAAGAATATTTACGACGGAGAGGTTACTCAGAATCCAGCATCGGCTCAAATGTTCCAACTACCAAATTACATGCGTATGTCAAACCGCCTTCAGTTGAGACATCTGCTAGTGGAACTAAGAAATCATTTAAAACACCGAAAGTGGCAGGCCGCGGTAATCATGCAGAACCCAACAAGAATGCGAGTAGCAGTAATCAGGAAAATCAGACTCCAACTGTAGTTAGTGAATCAAAAACATCGCAAAAGGGGAACCAAGTGAATTCCAAGAAGAAGAAAGCCGGGAAAGTTGTCTCACTTGCTGAGGCTGCCAAAGGATCCATTGTGTTCCAGCAGGGAAGACCATGCTCCTGTCAAGCACGTCGTCACAGGCTGGTCAGCAACTGCTTATCTTGTGGCAAAATAGTCTGTGAACAAGAAGGAGAGGGGCCTTGCCATTTTTGTGGTGCACTTGTGTTAAGAGAGGGCAGCTCGTATGCTGGTCTGGAAGAAAGTTTGCCTCCCTTGTCAGAGTCTGAGGCTGTTGCTGAAGCTTATGCAAAGAGACTGGTTGAATATGACCGAAACTCTGCAGCTCGTACAACAGTTATTGATGACCAAAGTGACTACTATGAGATTGATGGAAACAGTTGGTTGTCAAAGGAG GAGAAAGAACTgttgaagaagaaacaagaggaGATGGAAGAAGCTGAGAAAGCCAAACGTAATAGAGTTGTTGTGACTTTTGATCTAGTTGGCCGCAAG GTCCTTGTAAATAAAGATGAAGCTTCAGAATTACAGTTTGAAAATAGAATATTGCGTCCTCCGGATGCAAGGGAAGTGAACCGTATCAAACCAAATCCAACTCTAACGTTTCAACCTGTTTTTGTGGACCTGGGCTTTGGTAGGAAATCCACTAAAGATAAGCAATCACATAAAGGCATAAGCAAGGGCTTGTGCTTGGAGATTACAGGGCGAGTGCAGCATGATAGAAATGACCAGAAGTATGTTATGATGGAAAACCAATTGGCAACAGCTTCAAATGAAAATGTTTGGCAAGTATCTTCAGGAAATGGAATGCACATCATGGAAGATGATGGTCAATGTTTACTGAACTATGATAAGTAA
- the LOC114392759 gene encoding myb-related protein 306-like: MHNMGRPPCCDKIGIKKGPWTPEEDISLVSYIQEHGPGNWRAVPTNTGLMRCSKSCRLRWTNYLRPGIKRGNFTEHEEKMIIHLQALLGNRWAAIASYLPQRTDNDIKNYWNTHLKKKLKQSDQSGSDEGVDHEGHSSSSSSNSHPKGQWERRLQTDIQMAKKALCDALSLHKPATATTTTLVVPDDATKPSSSSHHQPYNHASSSYASSYENISRLMENWMKPPNSTNNSPGYYSSFSNMVNNNTSTTGSSSSEGAHSTTTTTTQDQGFDCFLTLNSSKQYYGSPSQTQVPLTLLENWLFDDGAAQCHEDLMNMSLEESTAGLF; encoded by the exons ATGCATAACATGGGGAGGCCACCTTGCTGTGACAAAATTGGGATTAAGAAAGGACCTTGGACTCCAGAAGAAGACATTAGCTTGGTGTCTTACATTCAAGAACATGGACCAGGAAATTGGAGAGCAGTTCCTACCAACACAg gttTGATGAGATGCAGCAAGAGCTGCAGGCTTAGATGGACTAACTATCTTCGACCTGGTATCAAACGGGGTAATTTCACGGAACATGAAGAGAAGATGATAATCCACCTCCAAGCCCTATTGGGGAACAG ATGGGCTGCAATAGCTTCATATCTTCCACAAAGGACAGACAACGACATAAAAAACTATTGGAACACCCATTTGAAGAAGAAGCTGAAACAAAGTGATCAAAGTGGGAGTGATGAAGGTGTTGACCACGAGggacattcttcttcttcttcttctaattcaCATCCAAAGGGTCAATGGGAGAGAAGACTTCAAACAGATATCCAAATGGCCAAGAAAGCCTTGTGTGATGCTTTGTCCCTTCACAAGccagcaacagcaacaacaacaacccttGTTGTGCCTGATGATGCCACCAAACCTTCTTCAAGTTCTCATCATCAACCCTACAACCATGCATCATCCTCATATGCATCAAGCTACGAGAACATTTCACGATTGATGGAAAACTGGATGAAACCCCCAAACTCAACGAATAATTCACCAGGGTATTATTCTTCCTTCAGCAACATGGTCAATAATAATACTAGTACTACAGGATCCAGCTCTAGTGAGGGAGCACATAGCACCACTACCACTACAACACAAGATCAGGGTTTTGACTGCTTCTTGACCCTAAACTCCTCCAAACAGTACTATGGCTCTCCATCTCAGACGCAAGTGCCTCTTACTCTTCTGGAGAATTGGCTTTTTGATGATGGAGCTGCTCAGTGCCATGAAGATCTGATGAACATGTCCCTCGAAGAAAGTACCGCAGgtttgttttag
- the LOC114393817 gene encoding uncharacterized protein LOC114393817 — MTVILPTPTKNLINFALSPQPFEALHPLMALSTTFMPPSSPKLNLYSKIRRPFYPHSVRFLNPLKIRASTTLDYSNVSTNDKSPPLKTSNWQWKFKDNLINIYYEEHVKESPEPSQNILMMPTISDVSTVEEWRLVAGDIAQRNGNTNWRATIVDWPGLGYSDRPKMDYNADVLEKFLVDFINSPNGPMKQPENDLIIFGGGHAASIVARAAKKGLVKPKAIAAVAPTWAGPLPIVFGRDSSMETRYGLLRGTLKAPAVGWMMYNMLVSNENAIQSQYKSHVYANPDNVTPGIVESRYALTKRKGARYLPAAFLTGQLDPVTSREEFLELFTALEGKTPVLVVSTKGSPKRSKAEMEALKGAKGVTKFVEVPGALLPQEEYPALVAEELYQFLQEYFGTVA; from the exons ATGACTGTGATTTTACCAACCCCGACCAAAAATCTCATAAATTTCGCG ctTTCACCACAACCCTTTGAAGCTCTGCATCCTCTAATGGCTCTCTCCACAACATTTATGCCCCCTTCATCCCCAAAATTGAACCTTTACTCCAAAATTCGAAGACCCTTTTACCCTCACTCTGTCAGATTCCTTAACCCCCTAAAGATTCGGGCTTCAACTACTCTGGATTATTCCAACGTCTCTACGAACGACAAATCCCCCCCTTTGAAG ACTAGCAATTGGCAATGGAAATTCAAGGACAACCttataaacatttattatgagGAGCATGTAAAGGAGAGTCCGGAGCCTTCCCAAAATATCTTGATGATGCCAACCATTTCTGATGTTAGCACTGTTGAGGAATGGAGACTAGTGGCTGGAGACATTGCTCAACGTAATGGCAACACCAATTGGCGGGCAACTATTGTTGATTGGCCTGGCCTGGGTTATTCTGATCGGCCAAAGATGGACTACAACGCTGATGTCTTAGAAAAGTTTCTGGTTGATTTCATCAATTCACCCAATGGTCCAATGAAACAACCAG aaaatgATTTGATAATTTTTGGGGGAGGACATGCTGCATCTATAGTAGCCCGTGCTGCAAAAAAGGGTCTGGTGAAGCCCAAAGCTATAGCTGCTGTTGCACCAACTTGGGCTGGTCCACTCCCTATCGTGTTTGGTCGAGACTCTAGCATGGAAACAAG ATATGGTCTTCTAAGAGGCACATTAAAGGCCCCTGCAGTTGGCTGGATGATGTATAACATGCTTGTTAGCAACGAGAATGCTATCCAATCACAGTACAAATCCCATGTATATGCCAACCCTGACAATGTGACTCCAGGAATTGTGGAAAGCAGATATGCATTGACCAAACGAAAAGGAGCACGTTACTTGCCTGCTGCGTTCCTGACCGGTCAATTAGATCCTGTAACATCTCGTGAGGAGTTTCTCGAACTCTTCACAGCTTTGGAGGGAAAGACACCAGTGCTGGTTGTATCAACCAAAGGATCTCCCAAGAGGTCTAAGGCTGAGATGGAAGCTCTCAAGGGAGCCAAAGGGGTGACCAAGTTTGTGGAAGTGCCAGGTGCTCTTCTTCCCCAAGAGGAGTATCCTGCTTTGGTGGCAGAAGAGCTTTATCAGTTCTTGCAAGAATATTTTGGCACTGTTGCTTAG